The Hemicordylus capensis ecotype Gifberg chromosome 13, rHemCap1.1.pri, whole genome shotgun sequence sequence GAATAGTTCCGCATTGTGCCCCAGGAAATCATGACCAAGTCCCAACAAAGCCGCCCCTGGATTTAGGAGGGCTTTGCAATTATGGCCTCTGCATTTCTTttgttcccagcagcagcagcagcagcaaaaccagcTCCGGGCTGCCATCTGCTGGGCAGGCCACCCGCCTTGCTTTCTCACAGCCCTTTTCCTGCCTCCCGTCCTCCTTCGGCTGTGCTCTCCTGTGGCTGCATTTCCAGGGGCAGCCGCCACCTTCTCATGGGGTCACCCTCTGGATTTGTCGAGGCTGTGTGTGAGCCCTGCAGTCTGGGAGCTTTTCCAGGCACAGTGATCGGACACAGCTTCGCTCCACTTgggccaggggggtggggtgggggccataCCTCTGTGTCCttatgggttctcaaacttgggggccccagatgttgttggactacaacacccatcattggccattgtggctgagggtgatgggtgttgtagtccaacgacacctggggcccccaggtttGAGGACCACCCTACACACATATCCCCCCTGCCCTGGGCAGATCTCCACCCCCTGGAGGGGCCTAGATGAAATCCAGATCTTGCAGACAggttctcccctctcccagccACCCAGGCGTATCTgggcctcttctccctccctgggCTTAATCTGCAAAGCTTCTGGCTCCTGGTAATGAATGGCCCTTGACAGTTTCGCTGGACGGCCCCCACTTTAAGCCAATCCATTAGCGTCTGCCCCTGCTGATGGTGCCCACGGAGGACCTGCTTCAGGGGAGGCGACGGATGATAAGAGCAGGGCCATCAAAGCAGGAAGATTGTCGGGCAGGAGAGGACCCCTCAGAGGCAGACAGGGACGCCAATCTGATTAGCGTAATTGCCACATTAAGGGCCTCATCTCCGGTGTGCCAGGGGAAGGAGGCCCTTGTGTGGGTCAATTACAGGCAGAGATGCTCCGCCGGGCAGGCCTTTTGAGAAGCCAAGAGTCCTTCAGCCGAAAGGTACTCCAGGGGCCGGTCCCTGCCTGGGACCACTCCAAGCCAGGCCTCTCCGGGCTGCCAGCAGCTGAGTCCCATGGAGCCTGGAGGGCGCCTCTCCTGTGTGAAATCCCCAGGGACTCCTCACCGCTCAGGTAGACTGCTTCGGCCAAGAGCTGTTGCGCAGAATTTCCAGTATTTCTCAACGTTTTGGGAGTCGCGGGCCGGtgcattattcatgcacagttccctggaccagcagttagtaagggggtagGTTAACCAcagagctctacctgacgaatggccagcctgcaggcagcacggctctcatTCACACTGGGGCAGGGCGGGATgggagctgctgggaagcagaggcagctgtgccccaCTTGACACAGACACACGGCTCATGACGCTTCTGCTTTTAATTTCACTGTTGTCGATATCAGCATTGTTGTTGATGTTTCAGAATTGTGCTGCCTGCGACATTTGACATCATGTCTCTGTGTTAACGTGCAGTGTTGATACTAGCAATCCCTTGCATCTGTGGATTGTTATTACTCTGGCAGTTAGTTTTTGTCTGGTTTTGTAAACGGAGCTGAACTACAATAAGCAAATAAAGTAAGAtgcctcctccttttctctcccagTCAGTGCTGGGAGTGGAGAAGTGGTGGAGAGAGGCAAGGCAAGTCTGCAGAAACTGCAGCTGCACCTGAGCCtgggaagcagccttctactgagtcaggccattggcccatccgGTCTAGAGAaacctactctgactggcagcagctctccgaggccGAAACAGACTCTCCCCATCACCTGCTCGGATCCTTTTAAaactggagatgccgccaggaatGGAACCAGTGAATGCCCAGGAGCAAGCCAACTGTTGTGCTCCCTTCTTTGGGGTCTGGGTGCTTGAGGAACCAAGATGGGGGTTCCCACCTGAGCAGGGGTGGGAAAACAGCCAGTGAGGAGGTCCCCCCTCCTGCTCACTCAGCCTTTGCCCAGGGGGGCTGCAATGCCTCCCCCAGAAGAACTGGCGTCTTAGGCGACCGCCTCGGTCTGCCGAGGAAACAGGACGGCCCTGGAGAGGAGGGTCCACATCTCCCCCAAGGGCTTTGCCCAGACAGGAGTCATGGAGAGGGGAGCTTGCCTGCCTGGGCCTGTGTGCTGCACTCCGTGGATCTCCATGGAGGCTTCCTCCTCCTGAAGAACCCTGTGGGAGCCCTGCTGCAGGCTGGCTCCCACTTCTGGCCTTGGCACCCGGAGCAGTCGCCTCCTGGGGGCTTGATCGGTTTCCTCCCTCGGTCTTCTCTGCAGCTGAGGCCTGCCCCGATGAGCTGTTGCAAGCCCCGAATCTTAgaggtttggggagggggagcagggcgGGTGTGAGAgtgaaagggaggaggggagacgGACTCCCCTCCAGCTTTCGGAGGGGAGCATATGTGGATACCATAAAATCCGCACACGCAGCTGAGGCCCCATCCGGGGAGCTATAGAAACGCCGGGGAACCTCTCTGGTCCAGATGCTCCTCGCTCACTAGGAAGTTTATCTCGCTTTTGATGCATGACCTGGATGAGCTCCGagttgtgcttttgcacagcttcggctgctGCACCCGACGACACCCTTTCTGGTTGAAGAGaagctgcctctgaacatggaggtttcgcTACCACTAGTGGGTGAGGCCTGCCATTGATCCGGCAACATTTTgtctaggtaggtaggtaggtaggtagaagaGAGAGAGGGCTGATAATATGACTATACACCTAGAGCAGCGGTCCtcatcagtgtcccctctaacagggattcccagatgttgtggactacaactgccataatcccccagccaaaggccattgcacctggggatgctgggagttgtagtgttgtgtttggtttttaattgtttttttaattgtttttagcactgtgtcttgaatggtgtgtgtttttatgtctttttaaatttgttgtactgTTGTACCCTGAGCCTttagatggggcagtttataaatgtaatagatagatagatagatagatagatagatatccaggCATGGACTTTCCTGCCCTCCTGTTAATTTTGCCTTGTGTTGTCCTGGTCAGAAATCTCTCTGCCTCTTCCAACTGAAATGATACCTCTGCTGGGCTCCACAGGCTGAAATGGGTCCGTTTTACACACCCTCCCTGGCTGACATTTAATTGCACAGTGGTTATGCCTCAACTTGGCATTTAGAGGGTTTTATGCAATTCAGTAAAATTGCAATAACGTCTTTTCCTGGCAGTTTTGGTGGAGCCAGAGAAAAGAACAAACACAAGGATGGTTTTActgcagggatggccaaccttaAGCTCTCCAGctgtcgctggactacaactcccatcaacccccaccACTGCAGCAAAGTACAATGGGAGTTTTAGGTCAACAATAGCTGTGGAATCAAACAGATATAGATCTTGCTTAGGATCCTGGTTTCACCAGCAACCAGCCATGTGCTTCTGGGAAACTTACAAGCAGATCTCTGGGGTGACAGGTCTTCACTGTTGCTTTCCCCCAATAGCTGGGATTCTGAGCTAGAGTGCTATCGCCTCTGGAGGTTCCATTTCGCTTATAGCTGTGGCTATAGACAcatcctccatgaagtcatctatTCCTCGTTAACACAAGAAAGCACAGAGTTCAATGGATTAAATCTTGTTTTTAATGAGTGCAGGCATCCCAGAAAGAATGACACGAGGGTACACGTTATATTGCTAAGAAGCCGCATCAATGAGCATAAACACACCCCTTGcttggttccctgccccaagatgTGAGCATGAAGCTGGCCAGAAAAGAATCGGCACTCCCTGCCCATATCCCGACAGCCAGAAAAAGGAAACCAGAGAGGTGGCTGTGGCCGTGATCCCAGGACCCAAAGAGCACCCCAGAGTTGCCTGTGGAGAATCCGTACAATCACAGCATGCTGCCTGCATGGTTTCAAAGAGGAGTCTGTCACTCTGAAGTGCTTCTGTTCGCAGCTCCAGGAACCGGCTTCCACCTCAGTCCAGTGGCGTTCTTCAGACAACGTGCCCTCTGTCCGCAGTCAGATTTCGGGTCCTAAAACACTGCAGGGCGAAAAGAAGGCTGGGTCTTTTTAAAGggtctgtggtggtggtgtttcttagctgcctgctgcctgccccgAAGCAACTCCCTTCTGCTCTCTCGGCCTCCATTTCCCTGCCTGGAAAGTGGGccatttcctcctttttctcaGGGCAGAACAAAGAGGAATACAGATCTGCTGCCCAAACGGACACCTGATGCCAtattcccccctctcccctctggTAGTGGCTGgtaaccgcacagctctacctgacagatggccagcctgcaggcagagccGCACTCAGGCGGgtcaggagagagaggaggaacctGAACAACCCCCTTTGGGAGCCCCAACTGCTCCCTGCATAATGTCCTCCCTACCTGGTCCCTGACACTAATCCTGCAATATGCTTTCTCATtcacagcagcagccgccacagaGAGTagtgtagcatagtggttagagctagggccagggagacccaagttcaaattcccaacCAGCCATGCAtcacactgggtgaccttgggcaatcaatctctctcagcctaacctaccttgcagggatgttgtgagggAAAACGAGATCAATAGTCATGTCAGGACATGGGACAAAGAGTATTTTAAGAAAGGGGCGCTCAGCACAAGGCTGTCTTGTTCAGTAACACCCCTACGCTTCCTGTGAGACATTTAGGGAAGTGCCAGGACCTACAGGCTGGTTTAGAGATGCGTGCCCATCCCTTGACGAGTGCAACGTCAAGTGATGACTTCCATGCCGGGATGAGCCATAACTGGTAAaacagcacagatacagccttcctGAATCAGCAAGCCCTGAGAAAGCAAGTGATGTAGAAGTGTAGGTGGGCTGGCCCTGTGCCCAGGACCCATGAGGTGTGGTCTTTATAGtgcataagaaagaaagaaagaaagaaagaaagaaagaaagaaagaaagaaagaaagaaagaaagaaagaaagaagagaaaacaTGCCAACTCAAGCCTGCTGCTTCCTAGATATCTCAGCTCTTCAAGTATTTCTCTTCTGCCTGCCACAGATACAGTACAACTCCCAAGCTCTCGTTTATTTGGTTTTAATGCATCGTCGTTCCTGCTGTGATTTCAGTATATGTAGATGTGACATGTAGAGGCCCCCTTTTTGACCCAAAGGGCCTCTAAAGTGGTGTGTATCCAAaagccagcaaacaaacaaaaaagcacccTTATGCAGTGTAAAGACGGTAATTCTGCTCTTCCATGTACAAGCTACTAGGACCATTTGATTTTTGGCTCTTGTGAAGGGCATCACTTTCCTCCACTCAGTGTGGGACAAAAGCCctactaagaaagaaagaaagaaagaaagagagggggagagagagatagatctTGGCCATCATGATGCTTCCCAGCGTTCCCACCACTGAATTATTCTCTTATTCTTGCATAGTGGAAATTAATCTGTAACTTCTGCACAGCAAATTCGGAAGGGAATCTGAAacaatcctacacacacacacaccccacactaaCTTCTGTGACTGTGCCGCAtaaaacaaggaggcaccagAATCACTAGCCCGGCATCCCGAGGATCCCACCTGGTTCCTCGCTCACAGATGCCGCCATTGGGGTCTCCCCTGAGCAGGCAGAGAGGGTCCTTCTCCCTGCTCCCTGGCATCCCAGGCGAGGCACCCGAGAGGCTGCCGCCGAACACTTCCCTCCAGTCCATTATTCCGGTCTGGCTCGTCTGCCTGCGAATGATCTTGGCCTGACTCTGCCCCCGTCCGCAGTGGCTCTCCTGGGCGCGTCTGTGACTGACTTTACCTGGCCTCCTCGGCAGTGcccggctgctgccgctgctgctgctcctcctcccgcaCGGCCCTGTCCAGGAGCTCCGGGTCCGAGGGGGCGCGTCTTCTTGGCCAGGGGGTCTCCCGGCATGCCGGTGGGCACTGGGGTGTCCAGGCAGTGCCTTGGTGccggagagaggagaggaggctcttCCTGGCCTGGCTCGACCCCGAGGAGGAGGCCTGGTGCAAGTGTGTCCTCGGGGCTGAGGTGCCTTCCCAGGGTCTCTGCCAAGCCTGCTCCAGAGCAGTCCAGGGTTGCTCCTCTGCTCCAATCTCCTGCTGCAGCATCCGCCAGTGAGATGCTTGCTTGGCAGGCAGGGAGGCGGCCACCGTGTGCACCAGACCCCCTCTGGGCTCGCCTGGCAGCAGCGCCCGGCGCCACAGGTACGGGGAGCGCCTGACCCCCATCAGGAGCCCAGAGGCCCGCCCCACCGTGTGGTAGCCCGGGCTGGCCACGTGCTTGTACCAGgctcccactgggtccagcagcaagACCAAGCCCAGAAGGAGAAGGCTTCTCCAGGGTCCTTGGGAGGCCAGCCTGAACAGCATGACGGGAAGAGTGTCGGCAACGGGAGGTCAACCCAAGGGGTGGATCTCAGATCTCACACCCCCCACCGAGCCTGGTGCAGAAGCCCCCTGGCAAAGAATCCGGCTGGCTTTCAGGGCAGAGCAGATCTCTTGGCAACCAAAGTTGAGGCTCCACCGCTGCCGATGCCGATGGAGAGGGTCTCTCTCCCTGTGCTGCTTCCCCAACTTGTATAtaaagaggagcagggggaggagcagcccttcccctctgccacccacccaccccagtggcTCCACCTTTCCCCCAGAGAGGGTGGCAAGCGAGAgaggactccccacccccacgcacCCCGTAGGAAGCACCAGGCCCCACCTTGCCTTCTCCGTAGGCAGACATTCAAAGGGCTGAGCATCTGCCAGCACCGCCTGCCTCTCTGTGCCCGGAAAAGATGGATCGGTTGGATTTCTGCCTTTGGATCGTTCGTGCAGGCAAGGCTGCTGAGTGTACTGCTGAGTGTACGCTAGCTGGGGGCCTCTGAGACCCAGACCCATCCCTGCAGCAAGCTGAACCTGGAGGCTCAGTTGGAGATCTGTgtggcagggctggggagggagaCAGGGGCCAGATTCGAAAGGAGGAGAGCgagacggaaggaaggaaggaaggaaggaaggaggaggcgtGCAGGACACACAGCTGTCGAAAGCAACCCCAAAAGCAGACCAGGCGAAGGGGAAAGCGCAGTCAGCCTGGCTCACTCCCCagagaggtgggagggaagaaggcGAGGCTGGGGGTCCAAAGGGGCAGCAGGGTCCAAAGGGGCTGCAGCTGGGTGGGGTCTCTCTCTTCAGGACGCCTCCTCCAGCATCCAGGCCCAGCCCACGAAAGAAGGGAGTGGGGTGTCAGTGTGCTCACCAGCGTGTCTAGGTGTGACTCAACAGAAGCCTGTTTGTGTTCTTGCCCTGGAGGAATTGATAAGCGGCAGTGATTCAAGGCAGAAATGAGCTCTGAGTGAGAGATCTGTCATGAGAGTCTCCTCCCGCCCTCCCCTAcccccacctttctctctctctctctctctctctctctctctctcacacacacacacacccttgcaatACAATACACATACCCATGATTGTAGCAAATGCACAAAGAAGGCAGCCCTCTGCTCCCATGTTCTTATCTGCCCTATAGACAGGGCAGCCCCAACACACTGGGGCCAGGCATCCTAAGTGAAGGATGAGAGAGCGAGGCGGGGTCAAGAGGCCAAAGGGTTTTTTTGCCAAAAGCGACCCCCACTTGGAGATGCCCTACGatgccccccccttctctctcttccaggcTGACCTGAAAACCGAGTGTGCCCGCGTGTGAGGGAAGCATTTAGGATCTGATTTTCCAGCCATTTGTAGTTCTGCTgactgcttttttttttcttgtggtgtgtgtgtgtgtgtgtgtggtgggggtgcctTTTTGAGAAGGGTCCTTTGCTTTGCTTGTTTCCATCGGTCACGTTTCCCGTCTGGATTTCTGCACGCTGCTTTGGCTGCCTTTGCAGAAGACGGACTAACAGCAGCTGGGAATGAACCCCATTCATTCAAAGACGACACTGCTCGGGTCTGTGGACAGGAGGAAGGAGCCACTTCCTTTTGCTCCTGCGGCAAGCAAACCCAGTCCCAGCCCCTCCAGGCTGCAAAGTGGCCCTGGATGATGATGAATCACCCCGCAGGAAAGTGTTCTGAGTcgaaagcagcttcctctgagaGATGCGCCACCTGAAGGGGGCCCCACCAGCCCGCCGCCCCACCTCCAGAACATTTCACCGTCTGCTGGGCTCTTTCAGGGCTTCAGCGCCTGATGACACCAGCCTAATGAGCCCAATTATCTCCAAGTGCGGGGAGGACATTTGCTGTCCTTAGATGAATGCATCGGTGGTTAGACAACAAGGAATGACAACTTGGCCTTTGCTCACGCCGTGACAAGCGTGCACTTCGCTTTTTCCATTCATCCCACAGATGAAAACAAGTCCGTGGAGTAGGAATGGATTTATATGAATGATCATCCTGGGGAGGGCGGGTGGTGCTGTGCTTGTCCCAAGTGAGGGCTGGTGTAAAGCAGGTACATTCTGTGGACCAGGAGTGTGCAGACAGGATTTCACAGAACTCTTGGCGCTGTTTTGCGGCCTTCCCcagggcagtggggggtggggggcaactgcGTCATTGTTTGAATTGTGTTTGGAATCTGCCGCTCGTTTCGTCGTTGACTTTGTAAGACTTGTTTTATTGATTCTCTGAAGCCGTCGGCTGCTTTGAGTGTTCTGCTTTGGAAGAGAAGCCGCCTAAATTTACATTTGTCTGATGAAGAATTCTGTGAAGCTCGAAAGCTTGCATCCAGCGGCACCAAAATGCAGGGCTACCCCGTGGGAGAACGTTCTCAGTCTATTATGGCAAAATTTCAACACTCCAGAggtgaaaagatgctgctgttaatttggaaatccagcctgAAATAGGGTTGCCCTattttggctttccaaatccgggtgcctaattcaGCATATTGTGTAAACTGGCTTTTAAATAATTTCAGAGCAGAAGAGTTACTGCCCGTTTTGCTGCAtagctctgcttctacaagggctggagcttagctttatttcccccccaatgaaatctgaaatccgggcgaatctggttgggctaagcaatctgggtgagatgcttaaaatctgggtgaaacctggaatttcgggcggcatggcaactctagcctGAGACAATTTCTGTTGGGAGACGAATGCAGAGGCAGACAATCCGTCTTCCAGAGAGGCAGTGCAGCTCAGGAGACCAGCTCAGCGGTTCCCAacttggggtcctccagatgttgctgaaatacaatcCCCGTCACCCCCAgcgacaatttattgtggctgggatgctgggagttgtagtttatttcatttattgttaaagttcgattgattgattgacttattTGTCTGTCGAAttcatataccgcctttcattaaaacaatcccaaggcggttcacaccaAAATGAAAACAAGACAATAAAAGTTACACAGTCAAAATATTAagctacaattttaaaaaacatagatctgactaaagagatttaaaatacaagcataagatgaTCACCATGCAAATGACAAAGAAGCAGCCGTAGAGACCATCGTATAAGGCATCCTAGAGCGCCTTTcattaaggggacaagtcatgcttgctgccaccagaccagctctcctcccttggatGGGGCGGGGGAGATTCACGAGAGGAGtcacctgagctgctgccaggaagcagagacagctgcgcctcctttggtggtgccgccccccccccacccacccccccccccccggcttgctAGATTAGGAGATGAGATGTTTTAGAACGGCAATGAGAATCCATTGTTGGCACCAGCCTGCTCTGCGCCTACATGCCTCTCGGGGTCTGTTGCACTCAGTAGAGATGAGTTTCCAGGCGTACGTGTGCTGCTTTGGAACCGGAGGCCCGGCAGTCGTGAAATGGAGAGGTGAGTCAATGCAACCCGACGTCCACATCTCGATGCTCCTTTCCCGTGGGGCAGTCAGCCGACTCCTGTTACGTAGCAGGCTTCGGTATTCATGCCTTAGAACAGGGAGTTCCCAACCTcaggcccccagatattgttggatgactacaactcccatcatccacaccGGCCTcccacaatgggagttgtagtccaacaacatgtggggacccaaggatGAGGGAAATCCCTGTGTTAGAAAATCGGCAGAGGACACATGGTCATCTTGTTAGTTTGACTCCAAGAGTGTGAATGAGCCACCAGGACCTTTAATGTCTCTGCtgagtgtgggaggagagctggtcttgtggtcgccagcaggaatgggcccctttgctaagcagggtctgcccaggtttgcatttgaatgggagactacatgtgaatgccttaaggggatggagccatagctcagtggaagagcatctgaggccctggggtcaatccctggcagcagaaggactcctgcctgcaaccttggagaagctgctgcccgtctgggtagacaatgctgagctagagggacccagggcctgactcctgactcagtagaaggcagtttcctgtgttccacgTCCACCAGGCTGACACCTTGCATCTGATCATCTAGACTCTGGGGGATGTatgaaaatgaatgacaggggatGACCacgaaatgcactggttccttccacaTTTCCGAATGGCCGTTGGCTAGTCCACTGTGGGACTTGCTGCTgagggtctcaggttcagtccctggcagcatttccagggtagggctgggagagactcctgcctgaagccttggagaggtgctgccagtcagggtagacaaggCTGAGttgctggaccaagggtctgactcagtatatagcagcttcctatgttcctgtgagtgcTGTCACCACTCTTCCTTCCTGTGCCTTTCCGAGGGCTTCTGGGTCTCCAGAGAGCAAACTGGGAACAAGGCAGTCATGAGAGCACCAGGCAATTCCAATGAATAAAGGCATTGCGCTTAAACTGCGAGGCTGTGCAAGACCCAAACGCCTGATCTGACTTTCCTTCTAAAAAAAGGCAGAGATTGCCTTGtttgagattcccccccccaccatcatcATCCCCAAATGGGGAAGTTTAACATGCAGCCCTCCCAAATCCCCCTGCGAAGAGGTGACggcaaatgccacacacctccaGGTACGGAACTCCATGTACAGAACTCACTAGCAACCTCTCCCGAAGCAGCAACGGATCCATTCGCCTGCGCATGAAGCAGCCTCATATACCCAAAGCATTTACTGTGGTTGTTATAACACTATTTATTTAAGATGTTCCAATGCTGCAAACAACAACGAGGAGGTTAGATGCAAAtggaagcaatttaaaaaccattttggTTCACAGACTCCTCAAGGAAACAGGGAAGTAGCTTTGTCACTTTCATTCGGTTATCATCCTGAGGGTTTGCTGTTTTGCattcttattctctctctctcatttgggTGTTTCttgaagcataggaagctgccatatacggagtcagacccttggtccgtctagctcagtattgcctacacaggctggcagcggcttctccaaggttgcaggcaggagtctctcccagacctatctgggagatgctgccagggagggaacttgggacctttttgctcttcccagagcggccccaacccctcaggggaatatcttgcagtgctcacacttctagtctcctattcaaaggCAAACTGGGACTAGATTTAGAAGCTGGTGGCTAGTGGTTGCTGGGGCCGGTCCCAGTCTTGTTGGGCACTGGGCATTTCAGTTCTTCTTTAACATTAAATACATTTCATTATATacgtgggctgcccttgaagaatatccggaaactgcagctagtgcaaaatgcggcagctagggttttatctggagctgcctgctgggatcacatcacacacatcacacccattttgaaagagctgcactggctgctagtttgtttccagatccaattcaaggt is a genomic window containing:
- the NPW gene encoding neuropeptide W, translated to MLFRLASQGPWRSLLLLGLVLLLDPVGAWYKHVASPGYHTVGRASGLLMGVRRSPYLWRRALLPGEPRGGLVHTVAASLPAKQASHWRMLQQEIGAEEQPWTALEQAWQRPWEGTSAPRTHLHQASSSGSSQARKSLLSSLRHQGTAWTPQCPPACRETPWPRRRAPSDPELLDRAVREEEQQQRQQPGTAEEASVLGPEI